The Chaetodon trifascialis isolate fChaTrf1 chromosome 16, fChaTrf1.hap1, whole genome shotgun sequence genome includes a region encoding these proteins:
- the LOC139344756 gene encoding uncharacterized protein isoform X2: MSAANMSVSGIHHGMLRMYGGFIFKQWKKRFLLLTAEGTLLVCHDASSPPDQLVLLQSNCEAIVEGKEILDLPKLPSGGSRDCCFALILPQNKYLLLLTESPADCSQWLNMLKKVKKSLSSPLSPCKRHHVPPPHITLRDLVPEQILDKDPPTPPVSDTEVPSPGPMTCASPREKGRNSPRSKYYKGGAHSVGCLRHGTISNAQAVRAVYLLMGGAAASSAMGYLGTCSLSNLEAKAADLPLNTDFTGMGPAGAYHAGGPSLDSPHYNSFDFEVADSDFDAFDCGGFTF, translated from the exons ATGTCGGCCGCTAACATGAGCGTCTCCGGGATCCACCATGGGATGCTCAGGATGTATG GTGgatttattttcaaacagtGGAAGAAGAGGTTTCTGCTCCTGACAGCTGAGGGCACTCTCCTGGTTTGCCACGATGCATCGTCTCCCCCGGACCAGCTGGTGTTGTTGCAGAGCAATTGTGAGGCAATTGTGGAAGGCAAGGAGATCCTTGACCTGCCCAAGTTACCTTCTGGTGGAAGCAGGGATTGCTGCTTTGCTCTTATCCTCCCACAGAACAaatacctgctgctgctgactgaaaGCCCTGCAGACTGCAG TCAATGGCTGAATATgctgaaaaaagtgaaaaag AGTCTCTCATCACCTCTCAGTCCTTGTAAGCGACATCACGTTCCACCACCGCACATTACTCTCCGAGACCTGGTGCCTGAGCAAATCCTGGACAAGGATCCACCAACTCCACCGGTCAGCGACACAGAGGTCCCCTCCCCAGGGCCTATGACTTGTGCTTCTCCGAGGGAGAAAG GCAGGAATTCCCCTCGTTCGAAGTATTACAAAGGAGGTGCTCACTCGGTCGGGTGTCTTCGTCACGGCACTATCAGTAATGCCCAAGCAGTGAGGGCGGTTTATCTGCTGATGGGAGGggctgctgcttcctctgctaTGGGTTACCTGGGTACATGTTCACTCTCTAATCTGGAAGCCAAAGCTGCTGACCTGCCACTCAACACGGATTTCACTGGCATGGGGCCAGCAGGAGCGTACCACGCCGGGGGCCCCTCGCTCGACTCCCCTCACTACAACAGCTTTGACTTTGAAGTGGCAGACTCTGATTTCGATGCTTTTGATTGTGGTGGATTTACTTTCTAG
- the LOC139344756 gene encoding uncharacterized protein isoform X3: MGCSGCMWKKRFLLLTAEGTLLVCHDASSPPDQLVLLQSNCEAIVEGKEILDLPKLPSGGSRDCCFALILPQNKYLLLLTESPADCSQWLNMLKKVKKSLSSPLSPCKRHHVPPPHITLRDLVPEQILDKDPPTPPVSDTEVPSPGPMTCASPREKGRNSPRSKYYKGGAHSVGCLRHGTISNAQAVRAVYLLMGGAAASSAMGYLGTCSLSNLEAKAADLPLNTDFTGMGPAGAYHAGGPSLDSPHYNSFDFEVADSDFDAFDCGGFTF; encoded by the exons ATGGGATGCTCAGGATGTATG tGGAAGAAGAGGTTTCTGCTCCTGACAGCTGAGGGCACTCTCCTGGTTTGCCACGATGCATCGTCTCCCCCGGACCAGCTGGTGTTGTTGCAGAGCAATTGTGAGGCAATTGTGGAAGGCAAGGAGATCCTTGACCTGCCCAAGTTACCTTCTGGTGGAAGCAGGGATTGCTGCTTTGCTCTTATCCTCCCACAGAACAaatacctgctgctgctgactgaaaGCCCTGCAGACTGCAG TCAATGGCTGAATATgctgaaaaaagtgaaaaag AGTCTCTCATCACCTCTCAGTCCTTGTAAGCGACATCACGTTCCACCACCGCACATTACTCTCCGAGACCTGGTGCCTGAGCAAATCCTGGACAAGGATCCACCAACTCCACCGGTCAGCGACACAGAGGTCCCCTCCCCAGGGCCTATGACTTGTGCTTCTCCGAGGGAGAAAG GCAGGAATTCCCCTCGTTCGAAGTATTACAAAGGAGGTGCTCACTCGGTCGGGTGTCTTCGTCACGGCACTATCAGTAATGCCCAAGCAGTGAGGGCGGTTTATCTGCTGATGGGAGGggctgctgcttcctctgctaTGGGTTACCTGGGTACATGTTCACTCTCTAATCTGGAAGCCAAAGCTGCTGACCTGCCACTCAACACGGATTTCACTGGCATGGGGCCAGCAGGAGCGTACCACGCCGGGGGCCCCTCGCTCGACTCCCCTCACTACAACAGCTTTGACTTTGAAGTGGCAGACTCTGATTTCGATGCTTTTGATTGTGGTGGATTTACTTTCTAG
- the LOC139344756 gene encoding uncharacterized protein isoform X1, translating to MQSGSQRPCMILSISLWYWVMIRNASFLQQWKKRFLLLTAEGTLLVCHDASSPPDQLVLLQSNCEAIVEGKEILDLPKLPSGGSRDCCFALILPQNKYLLLLTESPADCSQWLNMLKKVKKSLSSPLSPCKRHHVPPPHITLRDLVPEQILDKDPPTPPVSDTEVPSPGPMTCASPREKGRNSPRSKYYKGGAHSVGCLRHGTISNAQAVRAVYLLMGGAAASSAMGYLGTCSLSNLEAKAADLPLNTDFTGMGPAGAYHAGGPSLDSPHYNSFDFEVADSDFDAFDCGGFTF from the exons ATGCAATCAGGATCACAGCGACCATGCATGATATTGTCAATAAGCCTTTGGTATTGGGTTATGATTAGAAATGCATCATTTCTCCAACAG tGGAAGAAGAGGTTTCTGCTCCTGACAGCTGAGGGCACTCTCCTGGTTTGCCACGATGCATCGTCTCCCCCGGACCAGCTGGTGTTGTTGCAGAGCAATTGTGAGGCAATTGTGGAAGGCAAGGAGATCCTTGACCTGCCCAAGTTACCTTCTGGTGGAAGCAGGGATTGCTGCTTTGCTCTTATCCTCCCACAGAACAaatacctgctgctgctgactgaaaGCCCTGCAGACTGCAG TCAATGGCTGAATATgctgaaaaaagtgaaaaag AGTCTCTCATCACCTCTCAGTCCTTGTAAGCGACATCACGTTCCACCACCGCACATTACTCTCCGAGACCTGGTGCCTGAGCAAATCCTGGACAAGGATCCACCAACTCCACCGGTCAGCGACACAGAGGTCCCCTCCCCAGGGCCTATGACTTGTGCTTCTCCGAGGGAGAAAG GCAGGAATTCCCCTCGTTCGAAGTATTACAAAGGAGGTGCTCACTCGGTCGGGTGTCTTCGTCACGGCACTATCAGTAATGCCCAAGCAGTGAGGGCGGTTTATCTGCTGATGGGAGGggctgctgcttcctctgctaTGGGTTACCTGGGTACATGTTCACTCTCTAATCTGGAAGCCAAAGCTGCTGACCTGCCACTCAACACGGATTTCACTGGCATGGGGCCAGCAGGAGCGTACCACGCCGGGGGCCCCTCGCTCGACTCCCCTCACTACAACAGCTTTGACTTTGAAGTGGCAGACTCTGATTTCGATGCTTTTGATTGTGGTGGATTTACTTTCTAG